Proteins from a genomic interval of Crassostrea angulata isolate pt1a10 chromosome 7, ASM2561291v2, whole genome shotgun sequence:
- the LOC128192347 gene encoding ras-related protein Rab-30-like — protein MDDYKYLFKVVLIGEAGVGKTCLVRRFTQGLFPPGQGATIGVDFMIKSVEVNGEKIKLQIWDTAGQERFRSITQSYYHSANALILVYDVCSQLSFDNIPHWIQEIEKYANTKVFSYLVGNKIDQINRREIPSHIGEQFAKRYEMKFIETSAKEAENVDALFYDIATELTKQAHQQALETDKGVNFKAHNTSTISSCSTCLRF, from the exons ATGGATGACTACAAGTATTTGTTCAAGGTTGTGTTGATTGGAGAAGCAGGGGTTGGAAAGACGTGTTTGGTCAGAAGGTTTACTCAG GGCTTGTTTCCACCTGGACAAGGGGCTACAATTGGTGTGGACTTCATGATTAAAAGTGTGGAAGTTaatggagaaaaaataaag TTACAGATCTGGGACACTGCTGGACAAGAAAGATTTCGGTCCATTACACAAAGTTACTACCATTCAGCCAACGCTCTTATCTTAGTGTATGATGTTTGTAGTCAACTTTCCTTTGACAATATTCCCCACTGGATACAGGAAATAGAAAAGTATGCCAATACAAAAGTGTTCAGCTATCTAGTGG GAAATAAAATAGATCAGATAAACAGAAGAGAGATTCCATCACATATTGGAGAACAGTTTGCCAAACGCTATGAGATGAAATTCATTGAGACCTCTGCAAAAGAAGCAGAAAATGTGGATGCTTTGTTTTATGACATTGCCACAGAACTGACGAAGCAGGCTCATCAGCAGGCATTGGAAACTGACAAGGGGGTCAATTTCAAGGCTCATAACACCTCTACAATCTCAAGCTGTTCAACCTGTCTCAGATTCTAA